One part of the Lepeophtheirus salmonis chromosome 14, UVic_Lsal_1.4, whole genome shotgun sequence genome encodes these proteins:
- the LOC121128933 gene encoding uncharacterized protein, translated as MAKVLGIFNFFLLCIIVSANGKEIFFTGTPKMNPGFKTSFSSNPFDRHFESFMPAPSSAYGPKDPYSSYGRTVLTQVRMQSAIMAEKYLRTSEDTQCTKQSFCDVAALSNVNENAKATYSSVNVLTQMLDEVSGQDKEFPHISSLVAAYTVGTKTKNGTICKWLFACNKPQEIIEGRVNCRATSALCPGIAISCGLCAIISPETCGVVCPIAAIYCGTSGYSCAKKGSKKPKPAKSEVVQVEPEDEDDDDEEDENKETFQTIIVEKKDVPSQTNRFHY; from the exons ATGGCCAAAGTATTAGGAATCTTCAATTTCTTTCTCTTATGTATTATAGTCTCAGCTAAtggaaaagaaattttttttacggGTACTCCCAAAATGAATCCAGGATTTAAAACCTCCTTTAGCAGTAATCCTTTCGATAGACATTTTGAATCCTTCATGCCAGCTCCTTCTTCG GCCTATGGACCTAAAGATCCCTATTCGAGCTACGGAAGAACTGTTTTGACACAAGTACGAATGCAAAGTGCCATAATGGCGGAAAAATATCTGCGGACATCAGAGGATACTCAATGTACAAAACAAAGCTTCTGTGATGTCGCCGCTCTTTCAAATGTTAACGAAAATGCTAAAGCCACATATAGCTCAGTGAA tgTCCTCACACAAATGCTCGACGAAGTATCGGGACAAGATAAGGAATTTCCTCACATCTCCAGTCTTGTAGCAGCCTATACCGTAGGTACAAAAACCAAGAATGGAACCATTTGTAAGTGGTTATTCGCATGCAACAAGCCTCAAGAAATAATTGAAGGAAGAGTCAACTGCAGAGCAACCTCAGCTCTTTGCCCTGGTATTGCTATATCCTGTGGACTCTGTGCCATAATTTCACCAGAAACTTGTGGAGTTGTTTGTCCTATCGCTGCTATATACTGCGGTACCTCTGGATACAGTTGCGCTAAAAAAGGTTCCAAGAAGCCCAAACCAGCAAAATCTGAGGTCGTACAAGTTGAGCCCGAGGATGAAGATGACGATGACGAAGAGGATGAAAATAAAGAGACATTTCAAACGataatagtagaaaaaaaagacgTTCCTTCACAAACGAATCGAtttcactattaa
- the eIF3k gene encoding eukaryotic translation initiation factor 3 subunit K, producing the protein MSTMEANRAKVRQMLQGIHRYNPENIPSLEFYVDVQSKENGYDLEANLTLLKLYQSNPKNLQLTFVCQVLVKALTNLPHSDFILCKCLLSQETLMKPEIITIQKLASLLETCRFKEFWNQVQVIQDIVRLVTGFEDSIRRFVCHVISITYQRIRDETIGELLGLVDESSINKWIERNGWTQSDSGYVIVSNQEEMIKTKQITEKIDFDSVASIMASCF; encoded by the exons ATGTCGACAATGGAGGCTAATCGTGCCAAAGTGCGTCAAATGCTTCAAGGAATTCATAGGTACAATCCTGAAAACATCCCTTCCCTCGAGTTCTACGTGGATGTACAATCCAAGGAGAACGGCTACGATTTGGAGGCGAATCTGACTCTTCTCAAG TTGTATCAATCCAATCCTAAGAACCTGCAGCTGACGTTCGTGTGCCAAGTGCTGGTAAAGGCCTTGACAAACCTCCCTCATTCCGACTTTATTCTGTGCAAATGCTTGCTGAGTCAAGAGACTCTGATGAAGCCTGAAATCATAACCATTCAGAAATTGGCTTCACTTCTAGAAACATGTCGATTCAAGGAATTTTGGAATCAAGTTCAAGTGATTCAAGATATTGTTCGCCTTGTCACAGGGTTTGAGGATTCCATTCGTAGATTCGTTTGCCATGTTATTTCCATCACTTATCAACGGATACGGGATGAAACGATTGGAGAGTTGTTGGGGCTGGTGGACGAGTCCTCCATTAACAAATGGATTGAAAGGAATGGCTGGACTCAGTCAGACTCGGGCTATGTCATTGTTTCCAATCAAGAGGAAATGATTAAAACCAAACAAATTACGGAAAAGATTGACTTTGACTCAGTTGCTTCAATTATGGCATCCTGCTTTTGA